A region from the Colwellia sp. PAMC 21821 genome encodes:
- the cysB gene encoding HTH-type transcriptional regulator CysB: MKLQQLRYIVEVLNNNLNVSATAESLFTSQPGISKQVRMLEDELGIQIFGRSGKHLTHVTSAGNEVINIATEILSKVEAIKAVAREHTQPDEGKLRIATTHTQARYALPEVIQGFMKKYSKVSLHMYQGTPAQISDASSKGDADFAIATESLHLYNDLVMLPCYRWNRSIIVKADHPLATKQNITIEDIAKYSLVTYVFGFTGRSELDIAFNQVGVEPKIAFTATDADVIKTYVRLGVGVGVIATMAMDPKLDNDLVTIDASHLFSPSMTKIGFRRGTFLRGYMFDFIERFAPHLNRDLVTKAILLKNNAEIDEMFANIKLPMR, translated from the coding sequence ATGAAGCTGCAACAACTGCGTTATATCGTCGAAGTACTTAATAATAACTTAAACGTTTCTGCCACGGCTGAAAGTCTTTTCACCTCACAGCCTGGTATTAGCAAACAAGTACGTATGCTAGAAGATGAACTTGGTATTCAAATTTTTGGTCGTAGTGGTAAACATCTAACCCATGTTACTTCTGCGGGTAATGAAGTTATTAATATAGCGACGGAAATTTTATCGAAAGTTGAGGCGATTAAAGCGGTTGCTCGAGAGCATACGCAGCCAGATGAAGGCAAACTTCGAATTGCCACAACACATACTCAAGCGCGTTATGCTTTGCCTGAAGTCATTCAGGGCTTTATGAAAAAATATTCTAAAGTTTCATTGCATATGTATCAGGGTACCCCAGCACAAATTAGTGATGCGTCTAGTAAAGGCGATGCCGACTTTGCCATCGCTACAGAGTCTTTACATTTGTATAACGATTTGGTGATGCTGCCTTGTTACCGTTGGAATCGAAGTATTATTGTTAAGGCTGATCATCCATTAGCGACCAAACAAAATATTACCATTGAAGATATTGCTAAATATTCTTTAGTTACCTACGTTTTTGGTTTTACTGGCCGTTCAGAATTAGATATTGCGTTTAATCAAGTGGGTGTTGAACCTAAAATTGCGTTTACCGCGACTGATGCCGATGTTATTAAAACTTATGTTCGATTAGGTGTTGGTGTTGGCGTAATTGCTACTATGGCAATGGATCCGAAATTAGATAATGATCTGGTGACCATTGATGCTAGTCACTTATTTAGCCCAAGTATGACAAAGATTGGCTTCAGACGTGGCACATTCTTACGGGGTTACATGTTTGACTTTATTGAACGTTTTGCGCCGCACTTAAATCGAGACTTAGTGACTAAAGCTATTTTGCTGAAGAATAATGCTGAGATAGATGAGATGTTTGCCAATATTAAATTGCCTATGCGATAA